One genomic segment of Candidatus Dormiibacterota bacterium includes these proteins:
- a CDS encoding glycosyltransferase family 4 protein, translated as MKLRVVIFNWRDLAHPKAGGAEVVTHALAVALARRGHRILWFTSRPPGTPPREDRDGYAIERRGNELTCRFFAWAWLRRNAGYFDVAIDEVNTLPFLSRFATNRPVVLWLHQLAREVWLAEAPPLLGRIGYLLEPAMLRSYRRGPIVTVSPSSAASFVSVGLGADAAVVGEPLAPAEDAVASPRVGRIGYAGRITPSKRIDHILRALALVRAQLPDAELVVVGRGSTRELRQLQALARRLGVGAAVTFAGRLSDDARDAVLRTCDVVAMTSLREGWGLVVSEAARFRVPSVVYPVAGLVDSVQNDRTGIVVDESTPEALAASIVRVVRNRALRKRLGDGAAQYLDAFSETRFVDAFEDVLLTAVRAAQQTRA; from the coding sequence TTGAAGCTCCGCGTCGTCATCTTCAACTGGCGCGACCTCGCACACCCGAAAGCCGGCGGCGCCGAGGTCGTGACGCACGCGCTCGCCGTCGCCCTCGCGCGCCGCGGTCACCGTATTCTGTGGTTCACGAGCCGCCCGCCCGGAACTCCGCCACGCGAGGATCGCGACGGCTACGCGATCGAGCGGCGCGGAAACGAGCTAACCTGCCGCTTCTTCGCGTGGGCCTGGCTGCGCAGAAACGCCGGCTACTTCGACGTCGCGATCGATGAAGTGAATACACTACCGTTTCTCTCGCGCTTCGCAACGAATCGGCCGGTCGTGCTCTGGCTGCACCAGCTCGCGCGCGAAGTCTGGCTTGCGGAAGCGCCCCCGCTGCTCGGGCGTATCGGATATCTGCTCGAACCCGCGATGTTACGCAGCTATCGCCGCGGCCCGATCGTGACGGTCTCGCCGTCGAGCGCGGCATCATTCGTCTCTGTGGGTCTCGGCGCAGATGCAGCCGTCGTGGGCGAGCCGCTCGCACCAGCAGAGGATGCCGTGGCGTCGCCGCGCGTGGGGCGCATCGGATATGCGGGCCGTATAACCCCCTCCAAGCGCATCGATCACATTCTGCGCGCGCTCGCGCTCGTACGCGCGCAACTCCCGGACGCCGAGCTCGTCGTCGTCGGCAGGGGATCCACGCGCGAGCTGCGGCAACTGCAGGCGCTTGCACGGCGGCTCGGCGTAGGCGCAGCCGTCACCTTCGCGGGACGCCTTTCGGACGACGCGCGCGATGCGGTGCTGCGTACCTGCGACGTCGTTGCGATGACGTCGCTGCGCGAAGGTTGGGGGCTCGTCGTTTCGGAAGCCGCGCGCTTTCGCGTGCCAAGCGTCGTCTATCCGGTTGCCGGCCTCGTCGATTCGGTGCAAAACGACCGCACCGGCATCGTAGTGGACGAATCGACGCCCGAGGCGCTCGCAGCCAGCATCGTGCGCGTCGTACGAAACCGAGCGCTACGCAAGCGCCTGGGCGATGGCGCGGCACAATACCTTGACGCGTTCTCCGAAACCCGCTTCGTCGACGCTTTTGAAGACGTGCTGCTTACCGCCGTCCGGGCGGCGCAGCAGACGAGAGCGTGA
- a CDS encoding glycosyltransferase, with translation MRFSIVIPAHNEATRIEGTVRDFSRAFEDSEIIVVLNGCTDSTPQIARKLAGRHPNVSIVEIEDAIGKGGAVRAGMLVAQAPIVAYVDADHATSAAEMRRLCESLDGYDAVVASRWCRGAVVEIAQPLQRRFASRVFNAIVRLLFGLKVSDTQCGAKAFRADALLNVLPDVETSNFAFDVDLLFAMKNAGMRIIELPTVWRDAAGSRVRLVPASLRMLASILRLRIRHSFFRAIVPAFDYFIPTAPLRSHHGFNVLLLNWRDPRHPQAGGAEAYLHEMARRWVAQGHAVEWLTAGFAGAPREEMIDGIRVTRVGNALSVYVRLPLTYLRRFRDRFDVVVDAENGIPFFSPLFSMKPKVCVVHHVHQTVLRQHMRWPISAALAWAERWLMPRLYGNDAFVAVSEDTRQAMHDELGIPRHAIEVIHNGVDDRLGPGAKSAHPMVLYLGRLKKYKRVDRIIEAFGRVRALVPEAALHIAGDGDDRARLERCAREAGVADAVVFEGFVSFERKRELLQSAWVAVSASEIEGWGVGVIEAAACGTPMVAFSVPGLREAILPGVTGLLVPDASDLAPAIVRVLSDDALRARLSSAAVDRAKEFSWDASAEAMIDLIARATIGRHYGFVRKRDSWVFHSADVARVKLETRP, from the coding sequence ATGCGGTTCTCCATTGTCATACCGGCGCACAATGAGGCGACGCGAATCGAAGGAACGGTTCGCGATTTCTCTCGCGCGTTTGAAGACTCCGAAATCATCGTCGTTCTCAACGGATGCACCGATTCCACACCGCAGATCGCGCGCAAGCTCGCCGGCCGGCATCCGAATGTTTCGATCGTCGAAATAGAAGATGCAATCGGTAAGGGCGGGGCCGTTCGTGCCGGCATGCTCGTCGCACAAGCGCCGATCGTCGCCTACGTCGATGCCGATCATGCAACCTCTGCTGCGGAGATGCGCAGGCTCTGCGAGTCGCTCGACGGCTACGACGCCGTCGTCGCGTCGCGCTGGTGCCGTGGAGCCGTCGTCGAGATCGCCCAGCCGCTGCAGCGCCGTTTTGCTAGCCGCGTCTTCAACGCCATCGTTCGGCTGCTCTTCGGATTGAAGGTCAGCGATACGCAGTGCGGCGCGAAGGCCTTTCGCGCCGATGCGCTCTTAAACGTCCTGCCGGACGTCGAGACGTCGAACTTCGCCTTCGACGTCGATCTGCTCTTTGCGATGAAGAACGCCGGCATGCGGATCATCGAGCTTCCGACCGTGTGGCGCGATGCCGCCGGCTCGCGCGTGCGGCTCGTGCCCGCCTCGCTGCGCATGCTCGCCTCGATCCTGCGCTTGCGGATCCGGCACTCGTTCTTTCGCGCGATCGTGCCGGCGTTCGACTACTTCATTCCTACGGCGCCGCTGCGCTCGCATCACGGTTTCAACGTGCTGCTGCTGAACTGGAGGGATCCGCGCCATCCGCAAGCCGGCGGAGCTGAGGCGTATTTGCACGAGATGGCGCGGCGTTGGGTCGCGCAAGGCCACGCGGTCGAGTGGCTGACCGCCGGCTTTGCCGGGGCGCCCAGAGAAGAGATGATCGACGGGATTCGCGTTACGCGCGTCGGGAACGCGCTCTCCGTCTACGTGCGCCTTCCTTTAACGTATCTGCGGCGCTTTCGCGATCGCTTCGACGTGGTCGTGGACGCCGAGAACGGCATCCCGTTCTTCAGCCCGCTCTTCTCGATGAAGCCGAAAGTCTGCGTCGTGCACCACGTGCACCAGACGGTCTTGCGGCAGCACATGCGGTGGCCGATCTCGGCAGCGCTCGCGTGGGCGGAGCGATGGCTCATGCCGCGTCTCTACGGGAACGACGCTTTCGTTGCCGTCTCCGAAGACACGCGTCAAGCGATGCACGATGAGCTTGGCATCCCCCGTCATGCGATCGAGGTGATTCACAACGGCGTCGACGACCGGCTCGGCCCGGGCGCGAAATCGGCGCATCCCATGGTGCTCTACCTCGGGCGGCTGAAGAAGTACAAGCGCGTCGATCGCATCATCGAGGCGTTTGGGCGCGTTCGCGCGCTCGTTCCCGAAGCCGCGTTGCATATCGCGGGCGATGGCGACGACCGCGCCCGCTTGGAACGATGCGCGCGCGAGGCGGGCGTCGCGGACGCGGTCGTCTTCGAAGGCTTCGTGAGCTTCGAGCGCAAGCGCGAGCTGTTGCAGAGCGCGTGGGTTGCGGTCAGCGCCTCGGAGATCGAAGGATGGGGCGTCGGCGTCATCGAGGCGGCGGCGTGCGGTACCCCCATGGTCGCCTTTAGCGTGCCCGGTTTGCGCGAAGCAATTCTTCCCGGCGTCACGGGGCTGCTCGTCCCCGACGCAAGCGATCTTGCGCCGGCCATCGTCCGGGTGCTATCGGACGATGCGTTGCGCGCGAGGCTTTCGAGCGCGGCCGTCGATCGAGCGAAGGAGTTTTCATGGGACGCCTCGGCCGAGGCGATGATCGATCTCATCGCGCGCGCGACGATCGGGCGACACTACGGCTTCGTCCGAAAGCGCGACAGCTGGGTTTTCCACAGCGCCGACGTTGCACGCGTAAAGCTTGAAACTCGCCCGTAG